GCTCACATCATACAAAAACTCAAGAAGTATTTTAAAGATGTTACGCCAAAAACATTCGCCATAGTCGGCGGAGCTAGTGCAAATCTATATCTTCGTTGGGCTATAGAAGAGCTTTTAAAACCCCACGGTGCAACCCTGCTTTTGAGTGAGTTGAAGTACTGTTCAGACAATGCGGCGATGATAGGAAGAGTCGCAGTTGAGATGTACGAAAGAGGGATATTTAGCTCGATTGATGAGCTTGAAGTTTGTCACAAAAGTGTCATTTAGCTTAAATGGCGCTTAGCATTAAACACTCTTTTTCTAATTAAGAGTAAAATTATCCGATTTGACATATACTTCTTTATCAATAAAAAGTTAAGATAAAAAAAACAAAAGGAGCCTAAGATGGCAACTACAAAATTTAAGGGTACGGAAGTAAAACTTTTAGGAAATGAAGTAAATGTAGGTGATAAAGCACCTGAAATTACAGTTGTAAATTCAGCAGGTTTGGCTGATGTGGTAGTCGGCGGCGCGCAAGGCGTTAAACAGCTAATTATCGTTGTTCCATCACTAGATACGGGCGTATGTGCAACTGAAACTCGTAATTTTAATGCAAGAGCTGCAAAGCTAGAAGGCGTTAAAACTACGGTAGTTTCTATGGATTTACCGTTTGCATCGGGAAGATTTTGTGCAGCTGAGGGAATTGACAAACTAACTGTTGCATCTGACTTCAGAAACAAAGATTTTGCTAACGCTTACGGTGTACTTCTTGGCAGTTCGGTTCTTGCAGGCGTTACTTGTAGAGCGATTTTCGTAGTTGATGCCAACGGTATCGTAACTTACAAAGAGATTGTTCCTGAAATCACGGAAGAGCCAAATTACGATGCTGCTATCGCTGCAGTTAAGTAATATAACTAAAAATAATTTCAAAAACCTATCTCCTTCTCCTAGATAGTTTTACAAAAGAGGTATTTACCGGTACCTCTTTTTTTCTCCTTCTCTTTTAGGGCTTCTCGCCCTTTATAAATCAAGTTTAAATTTGCTACAATAATTCTATCTATTTTAAGGATTTTAAATATGAAAAAAATTTTATATTCACTTACCTGCGCGGCTGTTTTAGCTTCAAGCGCGATGGCGGATTTTACTAGGGTTGAAATGGGCACGGGTGCGTGGATGCAAACCCCAAAAGGCACTGCTTCTTACACTGAGAGCGGTGCAAACGGTCTTTATACCTCAGGCGAAAAAGAAGAAACTTCTCCTTATATTTGGGCAGCTATCAAACATCCTATTCCTGTTTTGCCAAATATTAGATTGGAGTATGTAAGCTTAAAAGACAGTGGTGTGGCAAGCGGTAAGTTCAAAGATTTTACCATCACTTCGGCTTCTACTACGCTCTCTTACGATATGAAACAGTATGACATCATTCCGTACTATAACATTCTTGACAATACCGCTTGGATTACTCTTGATTTGGGTCTTGACATCAAAATCATTGACGCATCTTACAGAGCTGCCCCGTCGGCTCCGTTTGCCGGATATAGCGACAGCGTAATTTTTCCTGTTCCTTTGCTGTATGCAAGAGCAAGGGTTCAGATTCCATCAACGGATATCGGTCTTGAAGCGGACATAAAGTATATCTCGACAGGCAATTCTACGGTTTATGATGCAAGAGCAAAAGTTGATTATACGCTAGGTTTCTTCCCTGTTATCAAGCCTGCCATAGAGGTCGGATACAGAGTTCAAAAGATAGATATCGACGAAGATAGTGTCGATGCAAAAATAGATATAGACTTTTCAGGCGTTTATGCGGGTCTAATACTTCGTTTTTAGTCCATCCATTTTCGAGGGTCGTAACCGTCGGTCGGTCGCACAACCCTCTCTTTTGGCAACTCTTTTACCATCGTTATAACTTCTAAGCCGTCAATGGGACTTTTGCCAAAAGAGTTTTCAACCTCCGCAAACCCATGCTTTTTAAAAAAACTAATGCTCTTTTCACTGTTTAAAACACTCACACTCATCCGTTCAAAAAGCGCTCCTGCTTCTAAAAAGAGCTGTTCTAGCATAGCAGAACCGATACCCATTCCCCTAAACTCGGGTTTTACACCGATGGTCAAAACCGGAGGTTCGTCCTCTTTTAGAAGTCTTATCCAAGCAGCGCCTGCAATTTTATGTTCGTTAAGAGCATAAAGCCCAAGATCTTTTGAAGAGAGTCCGTAAAATCTGCTATATATTTCAAGCTCCGGAAAATCTTGAATTTTTTTACCCGTCTCATCAAGACGGTAGGCATAGTGAAGCATATCGGTTGCGATTTTTTGCTCCGAAGATCTTAGAAAATATAGTGTTGGTTTCATTGTTTTTTATACCAGACTTAGTCCGACTTTTCCTTTTTCTTCATCTATGGATACAACCTCTATTTGAGGCAGGTATTGGTTAAGCGAGAGAACTTCTAGCGGATGAGAGATTTTTGTTGCACTCATTTTTGATATATGAATCATCCCGTCATTTTTCAGACCAATGTCCACAAATGCGCCAAAATCTGCAATATTTCTGACAACGCCTGAGACAAAACTTCCTACACTAAGCATTTTGATATCCGTTATACCGTCCTTAAACGGAATGGGAGGGAGTTCTTCTCTGGGGTCAAAACCGGGTTTTAGAAGCTCTTTTATAATATCTTTTAGCGTCTCTTCTCCAACAGCTAATTCTTTTGCTTTTTGTTTCACATCAATAGTTGCCAAATCAAGAGCGAGAAGTTTTTTTGCAACTTCGTAACTCTCTGGGTGGATTCCGCTGTTGTCAAAACTGTTTTTGCCGTTTTTTATACGGATAAATCCTACCGCCTGTTCATAAGCTTTTTTGCCCAAACCTTTTACTTTTAAGAGTTGTTCTTTTGTTTTAAATGCACCGTTTTCTTCTCTAAAAGCGATGATATTTTGGGCTACTTTTGTGCCTACGCCTGCAACGAAAGAGAGAAGCGAAGCTGATGCGGAGTTTATATCTACACCCACACGGTTAACCAAATCTTGCGTAACATCGGTCAGTTTTTTCTCTAAAAGTTTTTGGTCTACATCGTGTTGATACTGCCCGATACCCAAACTTTTTGGGTCTATTTTAACCAAAGCTGCCATCGGGTCTTGCAGCCTTTGTGCTATGGAGATAGCTCCCCTTATAGTAACATCAAGATTTGGATACTCCTGCGTGGCTATCTTTGAAGCGGAGTAGACGGATGCTCCCGCTTCTGAAACGACCGTGTAGTTTAGCTTGACTCCCTCTTCTTTGTTGATGCGTGCAAAAAATTCCTGCGTCTCTCTTGAGCCTGTTCCGTTTCCGATAGCCACACCCGTGATGTTATACTTGTTTGTTAGTGTTATAACCTTGTTTTTGGAGTTTTCATAATCCTTTTGAGGCTCTGTCGGGTAGATGACGCACGACTCAAGGTAGTTGCCGTTTTCATCTATAACAGCCAGTTTACACCCTGTTCTAAAAGCGGGGTCAACTCCTAAAATAACTCTCTTTGTAACAGGCGGGGTCATAAGAAGCTGATTTAGGTTTTTGCCAAAAACAGATATCGCCGCGATGTCGGCTCTCTCTTTTAACTCGGCGTGAACTTCTCTCTCAAGCGATGGAAGCAAAAGCCGTTTTAGCCCGTCTCTGTATGCTTCAAAAAGCAGCTCTTTTGAGTTTGATGCATTGCGGGGGATTTTGTACTCTTTTATATTTTGCTCTAGGCGCTCTACATCTATGGTTATCTTTACGGATAGCTCTTTTTCTTTGACTGCGCGCATGACGGCAAGGTAGCGGTGAGACGGGATGTAAGCAACTTTTTCGCTTTTTAGGGCAAAGTTTTTAAACACTCCGTTTTCATCAAAATTTTTTGTTTTTTTAATCTCTAAAACACCATGTCGAAGCATATTGCCTCTAATGGCTTCACGCTCTCTAGGCATATCGGCGTATCTCTCTGCCAAAATATCCTGCGCGCCTTGAACTGCTTCATCTACGGACGCGATATTTCCTTTTACAAACTCTTTTGCTTTTGATTTAAACTCATCAGCAGTTAAAACAGCTTTTTCTAAAATGTTGGCAAGCGGTGTCAGTCCGTTTTCTATGGCAGTTGAGGCACGGGAGTTTTTCTTCTCTTTGTATGGGCGATAAATATCCTCTAAAGCGCGCAAACTATCTGCTTCATCTATGCTTTTTTTGAGCATCTCGCTCAAAGTAGCTCTCTCTGCGATAAGCCTTGCAACTTCCTCTTTTCTCTCTAAGAGTTTTTTTGCGCTGACATATATAGTCTCAAACTCTCTTAGAACTTCATCATCCGCGCCGCCCGTCATCTCTTTGCGGTAACGGGCTATAAAAGGGATGGTCGAACCCTCATCAAGGAGTTTTAAAATATTTTCTACATACTCTTTTTTTAGAGCCGTTTTTTTGATTAATAAATTTACTAAAGTGTTAATATCTTTTTCCCACACATTCTATAAAATCTTTTTCGCTCAAATCTTCTAAGAGAATTTTAAAATTTTTAAGTGCAAATAATTTCACATCTTCGCCTTTTAGGGCTTTTAGCTCATTTGAAAAACCGCTTTTTGAGACAATGACACAGATATCCGGTGTAAGCTCTGCCGCCTCACACTGCTCTTTTAATTTTGCAAGCTCACTTTTTTTTGCTTTTTGGTTTGAGTATTTGCATATCCCTGCAATGATTTTGCCCGACGAAGTTTTTGCCAAAATGTCGATTTGCACCTTTCTATCCCAATAACTTCCTATCTCTACGATGGCGTCATCTTTAAAGCTTTTTTTCATGACTTCTTGGGATAGTTTTTTAAAAGTAAGTTCGTAAAACTCACTTTTACGGTTTGCAAACTGCTCTGTGGCTTCTTTAAAATCGCCCTCTTTGATGCTTTTAAAATATGGTGAGACAAAAGCAAACCAAAAACGCATAAAAGGAGTGTTGAAGTTTAGTTTTTCATCAATTTTTTCATCAGGTTCAGGCGGAGACTCTAACGAGAATTCTCGCTTGAGGAGATTTTTGCTACAAAGCGTGTCAATGGCATCTTCACCCTCAGCTCTTGAGATTCTAGCTCTCTTTAGCGCGGAGTGAACTCTTCCGTCTCCTGCTGCAACGGCACTCAGAAGCGAATGGCTAACCTTGTCACTCTGCGTAACTTTTGAGATGTCAGAGTGGATATAGGTGTAATTTTTCAAGACCTTGCTCAGAATCAACTCCTCAAGAGGTTTAGTCATATCGACGCTCCAGCCCATCCCTCCAAAAACAGAAAAATACTCAATAGCCTGTTCCAGATCCTGCGGCTTATTTTGAAAACAAAAAGAGCGAAACTGCTCTAAGAGTGAGGAATGTTTTGCCATAAGAAAGCCTTTGATTGGTTTTTGAAATTATACTTAAATTATGTTGAGAAATTGGCTACAATTAAACAATTAAAAACTTTGGTATTTCATGAAAACATACGCTTTTATCACAACAAAAAGAGGGTTGGCAGAGGAATTATCGTGTCCGCACTTAACAATAATATAGTTGCTCTTGGCGCAAACAGCTTTTTTACAGACTTTTCAACCGAGATGATTCTTCCGCTTCTGCCCATCTTTCTTGATCGTTTTCTTCATGCCACTAAGGGTGAAATAGGGCTTATTGAGGGGATTGCGGAGCTTGGTGTCGCACTCTTGATTGCAATTTCTGGTTTTTACTCGGATAGGATTGGAAAACGAAAAGGGCTTAGCGTTTTTGGGTATGGACTCTCAAACCTCATAAAACCTTTTGCTTTTTTCGCCCAAAGTGCTGCGATGATTGCAACTATTCGCATCGCAGACAGAGTAGGAAAGGGAATCCGCTCAGCTCCGAGAGATGCGCTTATCAGCCACTCGACCCCAAAAGAATCAAGCGGTTTTGTCTTTGGTTTTCACAAAATGATGGACAGTGCTGGAGCCGTTGCGGGAAGCTTGAGCGCTTTTGGGCTGTTATACTATCTGGGGGAGAGTGAAGCTTCATTTCGTACGATATTTGCGTTAAGTCTCATTCCCGGTGTTATTTCTCTTATTATTCTTGTTCTTTTTGTTACCGACGCTCCTTTTGCTCCGGCTCCTATAAGCAGATTTCGACCGTCTGCGCTTAACTCGCCTTTTTATTGGCTGGTCGGGTTTCAGAGTCTCTTTAGCCTCTTTGCTATGAACTACTCGTTTATGATTTTAAAAGCCTCAGATAACGGCATGGCGCTTGCAATGATACCGCTTGCATACACATTATACAATCTGATTTTATCCATATTTGCCATACCGATCGGGAAAATGGCGGATAAATACGGAAAAGCAACTCTGTTATCAATCGTTTATGCGGCATTTGGTTTAGGTGCATTAGCAATGGTTTCGGGTGGTATTTTAGGAGCGTGGATTGGGTTTGGGATTTACGGTTTTTTTGCAGGGGGTTTCAATGCGCTCGCAAAAGCAGTCATATCCGACACGGCACCGACTGAACTAAAGGCAACGGCTTACGGTGTTTACTATACTGCCGTTGGAGTGAGTACATTTATTTCGCTTGTTCTTAGCGGTTGGCTGTGGGACAGATACGGTGCCGGCGTACCGTTCTTCATCGCCTCGCTCTTTGCAATAACATTGGCACTGCTTCTGTTCTTGTTTAGAAAGAAATTTGGGTTAAAAGTAAAAAATGATATACTTTAGACATGATTAATTTGTCACTTAACAAGCAGCTTGATATTATAGTGCCAAACACTAACAGAGCGTTAGCGTTAGTTTTAAAAGAGGCATCTCCTAACGAACTTGAGACGATTTCAAAAGACAAAGACCTCAAGTCCATACTAAACTCTCTGCTTCAAGGCAGTGCGCAGAGTTCACAGGGGGATAAAACTCTTTTAGAACTTGCAAAAAACAACCCTACGCTAAAAGATCTCGGAAATGTCACTAGTACCGTAAAAGATTTGCTAAACACTCTAAAATCCGAGAAAAATCCTCTTCCCATTGAGACGACGCTGAAAAATTTTCTTGTAGATATCAAAGAGTTGAGTGAGCCTCTCTTAAAAGAGAAAATTCAAAATTCGGGTATTTTTTTAGAATCAAAACTCAAAAATGTACAAAATCCTCAAGTAGAGTTAAAAACCTTGCTGGTATCTCTTGAGAAAAATATTGCAAAAATCGATACGCTTGGTGCAAAATCATTGAACCAAAATATCAAAGAACTGCTTGCAAATCCGATTTTAAGGGATGCTTCAAATGCGGCGCTTCTGCAAACTCCAAAAGATGATTTTGCCGCTCTAAAGGAGCTGGCAAAAGGAGTGGAGAGAGTTTTATCGAAAGTTGAAGAGACATTGCGTCAAACTGCCAAAATAGAAAGAACACAAACAGATACCGACAAAAAAAACGACCCTGCTTTTTTAAAAGAGACGGCTACCATCGCATCTAAATTGGCTCCGTTTAAAAACCCGCAAAACCTAGCAACGCATGAGAGCGTCAAAGAGATTTTATCTCAGGATTTGAAGTCGATTTTACTAAAAGCGGGCGAAGAGATTGCAAACTCCTCACATCCAAATCAGGGTGAATTGCTAAAACTTACAGATAAACTATCGCTCCAAATAGATTACTATCAACTGCTTTCGCATCTTTCAAATTCATCGTCGCTCTATCTGCCTTTTTCTTGGGACAGCCTTGAGGAGGGAAATATCAACATAAAAAAAGACAAAGAGGATAGGTTTTATTGCGATATCGACCTAAAACTAAAAGAGTACGGAGAGTTAAAACTAAAATTGGCTCTTTATGAAGAAAATCAAATCAACATTCACATCTTCTCGGATAACAGTGCATTTAAAGAGATTGTAAAAGAAAATATATATCTTCTTCGCTCAGCTCTTATAGAATCACAAATCACGCCAAAAGAGATACGCATTTTTGATACACTCAAAAAAAATTCACCCTATGAGAGCAGTTATAACCACATTGATTTGGGATTTGAGGTAAAAGCATGAAAAAAGCCGTCGCTCTTAGATATGACAAAGACAAAGAAAATGCTCCAAGGGTTGTTGCCAAAGGGCAGGGAAACACGGCTGAGAACATCATAAAAATAGCCGAGCTTCACAACCTGCCTATAAGAAAAGATGAAGACCTCATAGAACTTCTCTCAAAAGTAGAACTGGACAAAGAAGTTCCCCAAGCACTCTACAAAGCAGTTGCGGAGGTATTTAGCTTTATATACAAGATAACAAAAAAAGAGGTGAGTTAATTATACTCTTTGAACAAACATAGATTGCTTCGTCGCTTTGCTTCTCGCAATGACCGTCACTCCAACCTGCTTTGTCATTGAGATTGGTGTCATTGCGAGCAAAGCGCGGCAATCTAATCTTGGTTTATCAATTATACTCCGGCATAGTCGTTATATCTACACCAAGCTCTTTTAGTTTATAGCCTATCTCGACAACTCTGTTTTTATATTTTTCGCTTTCCATAAATCCCTCAAATGTACCAAGCTCTTTTAGTTGAACTTTTGTCGCGATAGTGTCTATCCGTGTGAGTGCTTTTTGCAGCTCTTCTTCTAAATCTTCAATTGTTTCTTCCATAAATTCTCCTTTTTTTGTAAATTTTTAATAGACTTCTTTCATAACCTAAAAATTAGATTCCAAGTGACCAAAGGAAATACCCTTGTGGTACAAGCTTGGAATGACGAGATTTGTGAACTTTTGTCATCCTGAACTTGATTCAGGATCTAGGTTATGAAAGAAGTCTAATGTATTTTATACAAACTCAGCTAATAAATACCATTAAAAATGTTGAAGTCATCGGACAAAACGAGGCAACACAAACGATAATTGACTGTTTTTAGCATCCATGACAAACCACAAAAGATTCAAAAAATGATGAGCGGGCATTAATTTGGCGTAACATCGGTTAAATATAATTGAAAATTTCAGAATCAATAAAATAGATATTTTTATCGTTCCCAGTGTCCTCGGGAATCTTAATAGATTAGGCACCAATCAATGATTCATACGGTACATGCAGCTGAGCATGAAGATTGCGAATCATTGCAATTGAGAGTTGTCGTTTATGATTTAGTACTTCAGAGACTTTGGAGCGTGAGCCGATAATCGGTGTGAGGTCTTTGGGTTCAAGCCCCATCTGCTCCATTCGAAATTTAATCGCTTCGACTGGGTCACATATAGGCATTGGGTAATGTTTTGCCTCATATGCTTCAACCAATGTCACAAGGATATCAAGCTCATCTCCCTCCGGCGTTGCCGGTTCTGCATTCATCAGCTCATCAATGCGTGTTAATGCCGTATCATAATCATCTTCGGTTCGGATGGGAAAAATGTTCATGTTTATATCTCCTGTGCATTTATTTTATCGTACTGAGCATGTGTCCCTACAAAGCGAACATATACCGTACTATAAGGATAGTTTATTTTTACAATTAGGCGATATTTATTTCCGCCAATATTGAAAACTACACGATTATCTCGTAAAAAACTGGCTGTTTTATACTGAGATTTAATATCATGTGTGGATTGCCAAGAAGCTTTTATCGCCTCGGCATACCATCCTGCGAATGGATTTATGGCATCTGGATAATTATTCCAAAAATCTTGTAATGTTCGCTTGCTTATTACTCTCATAAAAGTATTATAGCAGATATTTCCCAAAATGGGAAATAAAAAAGTGATGGGCGGGCATTAAGAGAGCCGTAGCTATAATTACATATATGATTTAGAGGACAAAAGATGGGCGGCACAAAAAGAGCAAATATAAAAAGCGGTATGAATGTGGCGATTGTACTCAAAGAAGATCAGGCAAGCGGACGGCTCACACACGGAATAGTCCGCGACATTTTAACATCATCTGCGACCCATCCTCATGGAATAAAAGTTCGTCTTATGAGCCGTGAAGTCGGACGAGTAAAGGAAATATACTGATGAATAATAAAGACTTTTCAAACCTTCCTCTTAGTAAAGAGATGCTTCATAACCTAAATGAAATAGGCTATAAAGAGATGACGCCGATTCAAGAAGAGAGTTTGCCGTTTATACTTGAGGGCAGAGATGTAATCGCTCAGGCAAAAACGGGAAGCGGTAAAACAGCCGCATTTGGCATAGGTCTGCTTCATAAACTTCAAGTCAAAAAGTTCAGAGTCCAGTCACTCATACTCTGCCCGACTCGCGAACTTGCAGATCAGGTGGCAAAAGAGCTGAGAATGCTTGCCAGATTTTCACATAACATAAAGATTTTAACTCTTTGCGGCGGAACTGCTTTTGGTCCGCAACTCGGCTCGCTTCGTCACGGTGCGCACATCATTGTCGGAACACCGGGGCGGATTTTAAAACACCTCAAAAAAGAGACTCTCTCTCTTGAAGATGTAGATATGCTCGTGCTTGATGAAGCGGACAGAATGTTGGATATGGGCTTTAGCGAAGAGATAAACGAGGTTTTAGGCTTTGTTCCAAAGACGAGACAAACACTTCTTTTCTCCGCGACTTATACCGATGAGATTTTATCTATCAGTGCGTCCATCCAAAAAGATGCGCTAAATGTAAAAACAACCCAAACTGAAGTTGCCAACAAGATAACAGAGAGATTTTACGAGGTGCAAAACTCAGGGAAGCTAAAAACAGTTATAAATATTTTGAGCAACTTCAAACCCGAAAATGTTATCGTGTTTGCTAACACAAAAGCAGAAGTGCAAGAGATAGCGGACACTTTACAAAAAAACAGGATTGACGCACTCGCTATTCACGGCGATT
This region of Sulfurimonas sp. genomic DNA includes:
- the tpx gene encoding thiol peroxidase, whose product is MATTKFKGTEVKLLGNEVNVGDKAPEITVVNSAGLADVVVGGAQGVKQLIIVVPSLDTGVCATETRNFNARAAKLEGVKTTVVSMDLPFASGRFCAAEGIDKLTVASDFRNKDFANAYGVLLGSSVLAGVTCRAIFVVDANGIVTYKEIVPEITEEPNYDAAIAAVK
- a CDS encoding TIGR04219 family outer membrane beta-barrel protein; translated protein: MKKILYSLTCAAVLASSAMADFTRVEMGTGAWMQTPKGTASYTESGANGLYTSGEKEETSPYIWAAIKHPIPVLPNIRLEYVSLKDSGVASGKFKDFTITSASTTLSYDMKQYDIIPYYNILDNTAWITLDLGLDIKIIDASYRAAPSAPFAGYSDSVIFPVPLLYARARVQIPSTDIGLEADIKYISTGNSTVYDARAKVDYTLGFFPVIKPAIEVGYRVQKIDIDEDSVDAKIDIDFSGVYAGLILRF
- a CDS encoding GNAT family N-acetyltransferase, coding for MKPTLYFLRSSEQKIATDMLHYAYRLDETGKKIQDFPELEIYSRFYGLSSKDLGLYALNEHKIAGAAWIRLLKEDEPPVLTIGVKPEFRGMGIGSAMLEQLFLEAGALFERMSVSVLNSEKSISFFKKHGFAEVENSFGKSPIDGLEVITMVKELPKERVVRPTDGYDPRKWMD
- a CDS encoding Tex-like N-terminal domain-containing protein; translation: MNTLVNLLIKKTALKKEYVENILKLLDEGSTIPFIARYRKEMTGGADDEVLREFETIYVSAKKLLERKEEVARLIAERATLSEMLKKSIDEADSLRALEDIYRPYKEKKNSRASTAIENGLTPLANILEKAVLTADEFKSKAKEFVKGNIASVDEAVQGAQDILAERYADMPREREAIRGNMLRHGVLEIKKTKNFDENGVFKNFALKSEKVAYIPSHRYLAVMRAVKEKELSVKITIDVERLEQNIKEYKIPRNASNSKELLFEAYRDGLKRLLLPSLEREVHAELKERADIAAISVFGKNLNQLLMTPPVTKRVILGVDPAFRTGCKLAVIDENGNYLESCVIYPTEPQKDYENSKNKVITLTNKYNITGVAIGNGTGSRETQEFFARINKEEGVKLNYTVVSEAGASVYSASKIATQEYPNLDVTIRGAISIAQRLQDPMAALVKIDPKSLGIGQYQHDVDQKLLEKKLTDVTQDLVNRVGVDINSASASLLSFVAGVGTKVAQNIIAFREENGAFKTKEQLLKVKGLGKKAYEQAVGFIRIKNGKNSFDNSGIHPESYEVAKKLLALDLATIDVKQKAKELAVGEETLKDIIKELLKPGFDPREELPPIPFKDGITDIKMLSVGSFVSGVVRNIADFGAFVDIGLKNDGMIHISKMSATKISHPLEVLSLNQYLPQIEVVSIDEEKGKVGLSLV
- a CDS encoding DUF234 domain-containing protein, yielding MAKHSSLLEQFRSFCFQNKPQDLEQAIEYFSVFGGMGWSVDMTKPLEELILSKVLKNYTYIHSDISKVTQSDKVSHSLLSAVAAGDGRVHSALKRARISRAEGEDAIDTLCSKNLLKREFSLESPPEPDEKIDEKLNFNTPFMRFWFAFVSPYFKSIKEGDFKEATEQFANRKSEFYELTFKKLSQEVMKKSFKDDAIVEIGSYWDRKVQIDILAKTSSGKIIAGICKYSNQKAKKSELAKLKEQCEAAELTPDICVIVSKSGFSNELKALKGEDVKLFALKNFKILLEDLSEKDFIECVGKRY
- a CDS encoding MFS transporter; this encodes MSALNNNIVALGANSFFTDFSTEMILPLLPIFLDRFLHATKGEIGLIEGIAELGVALLIAISGFYSDRIGKRKGLSVFGYGLSNLIKPFAFFAQSAAMIATIRIADRVGKGIRSAPRDALISHSTPKESSGFVFGFHKMMDSAGAVAGSLSAFGLLYYLGESEASFRTIFALSLIPGVISLIILVLFVTDAPFAPAPISRFRPSALNSPFYWLVGFQSLFSLFAMNYSFMILKASDNGMALAMIPLAYTLYNLILSIFAIPIGKMADKYGKATLLSIVYAAFGLGALAMVSGGILGAWIGFGIYGFFAGGFNALAKAVISDTAPTELKATAYGVYYTAVGVSTFISLVLSGWLWDRYGAGVPFFIASLFAITLALLLFLFRKKFGLKVKNDIL
- a CDS encoding flagellar hook-length control protein FliK, whose product is MINLSLNKQLDIIVPNTNRALALVLKEASPNELETISKDKDLKSILNSLLQGSAQSSQGDKTLLELAKNNPTLKDLGNVTSTVKDLLNTLKSEKNPLPIETTLKNFLVDIKELSEPLLKEKIQNSGIFLESKLKNVQNPQVELKTLLVSLEKNIAKIDTLGAKSLNQNIKELLANPILRDASNAALLQTPKDDFAALKELAKGVERVLSKVEETLRQTAKIERTQTDTDKKNDPAFLKETATIASKLAPFKNPQNLATHESVKEILSQDLKSILLKAGEEIANSSHPNQGELLKLTDKLSLQIDYYQLLSHLSNSSSLYLPFSWDSLEEGNINIKKDKEDRFYCDIDLKLKEYGELKLKLALYEENQINIHIFSDNSAFKEIVKENIYLLRSALIESQITPKEIRIFDTLKKNSPYESSYNHIDLGFEVKA
- a CDS encoding EscU/YscU/HrcU family type III secretion system export apparatus switch protein; amino-acid sequence: MKKAVALRYDKDKENAPRVVAKGQGNTAENIIKIAELHNLPIRKDEDLIELLSKVELDKEVPQALYKAVAEVFSFIYKITKKEVS
- a CDS encoding DNA-binding protein; protein product: MNIFPIRTEDDYDTALTRIDELMNAEPATPEGDELDILVTLVEAYEAKHYPMPICDPVEAIKFRMEQMGLEPKDLTPIIGSRSKVSEVLNHKRQLSIAMIRNLHAQLHVPYESLIGA
- a CDS encoding type II toxin-antitoxin system HigB family toxin, with the protein product MRVISKRTLQDFWNNYPDAINPFAGWYAEAIKASWQSTHDIKSQYKTASFLRDNRVVFNIGGNKYRLIVKINYPYSTVYVRFVGTHAQYDKINAQEI
- a CDS encoding YwbE family protein, yielding MGGTKRANIKSGMNVAIVLKEDQASGRLTHGIVRDILTSSATHPHGIKVRLMSREVGRVKEIY
- the dbpA gene encoding ATP-dependent RNA helicase DbpA, with the translated sequence MNNKDFSNLPLSKEMLHNLNEIGYKEMTPIQEESLPFILEGRDVIAQAKTGSGKTAAFGIGLLHKLQVKKFRVQSLILCPTRELADQVAKELRMLARFSHNIKILTLCGGTAFGPQLGSLRHGAHIIVGTPGRILKHLKKETLSLEDVDMLVLDEADRMLDMGFSEEINEVLGFVPKTRQTLLFSATYTDEILSISASIQKDALNVKTTQTEVANKITERFYEVQNSGKLKTVINILSNFKPENVIVFANTKAEVQEIADTLQKNRIDALAIHGDLEQYERNDVLVQFANKSCPVLVATDVAARGLDIKELSMVINYDLPHSEETYTHRIGRTARAGAEGLAFTLISPYEADKADEYKNESRLFEDAQTLKVVNGFEMKPQNITLVIEGGKKDKVRAGDVLGALTGEAGLNGSSIGKIDIYDKQSYVAIESKKIDEAHEKLKNGKIKGKKFSVWIL